The Vicia villosa cultivar HV-30 ecotype Madison, WI linkage group LG1, Vvil1.0, whole genome shotgun sequence genome includes a region encoding these proteins:
- the LOC131639159 gene encoding probable cadmium/zinc-transporting ATPase HMA1, chloroplastic: MEAVSYPIPSLNLHTHTKTTKIQSPNFTFPLPPSPISIKPLYSSKLLILHHHKLRCSAQSTHNHHHHNHNHTDHNHDHNHNHNHNHNHHHHHHHHNHSHDIDDANLTGPQRAVITFAKATKWIDLANILREHLHLCCFSTALFVAAAICPHTLPKSLIKPFQNSLILVAFPLVGVSASLDALIEISSGKVSIHVLMAMAAFASVFMGNSLEGGLLLAMFNLAHIAEEYFTSRSMVDVRELKDNNPEFALVLDTKDDKLPNTSDLAYKRVPVHDIIVGSYVLVGAGESVPVDCKVFQGGATITIEHLTGEVKPLEAKVGDRVPGGARNLDGRIIVKVTKTWKESTLSRIVQLTEEAQLNKPKLQRWLDEFGERYSKVVVVLSIAIAVLGPLVFKWPFISTPACRGSIYRALGLMVAASPCALAVAPLAYAIAISSCAKKGILLKGGHVLDALASCHTIAFDKTGTLTTGGLIFKAVEPIYGHQIRRKESNISSCCIPTCEKEALAVAAAMEKGTTHPIGRAVVDHSEGKDLPSVCVENFEYFPGRGLTATVNSIESATGGANLLKASLGSIDFITSFCQSEDESKKIKEAINSSPYGSEFVHAALSINKKVTLIHLEDRPRPGVFDVIQELQDEAKLRVMMLTGDHEYSARRVASAVGINEFHCNLKPEDKLSHVKDISREMGGGLIMVGEGINDAPALAAATVGIVLAHRASATAIAVADVLLLRENISAVPFCIAKSRQTTSLIKQNVALALSSIFVASLPSVLGFLPLWITVLLHEGGTLLVCLNSIRALNEPSWSWKHDILQLIGEVKSRLLSA; this comes from the exons ATGGAAGCAGTTTCATATCCCATCCCCTCTCTCAATCTCCACACCCACACCAAAACCACCAAAATTCAATCCCCTAATTTCACTTTCCCTCTTCCTCCATCCCCAATTTCAATCAAACCTCTCTATTCTTCCAAACTCCTCATCCTCCATCACCATAAACTCCGTTGCTCCGCCCAATCCACACACAACCACCACCACCATAATCACAATCACACCGATCACAACCATGACCATAACCACAACCATAACCATAACCATaaccatcaccatcatcatcaccatcataatCATTCACATGACATCGATGACGCTAATCTCACCGGACCTCAAAGAGCGGTTATCACTTTCGCCAAAGCCACCAAATGGATCGACCTAGCAAATATTCTGAGAGAGCATTTGCATCTATGCTGTTTCTCAACCGCTTTATTTGTAGCCGCTGCTATTTGCCCCCACACTTTACCAAAATCACTCATCAAACCCTTCCAAAACTCTCTCATTCTCGTAGCCTTCCCTTTGGTTGGA GTTTCTGCATCACTTGATGCTTTAATTGAAATAAGTAGTGGAAAAGTGAGCATCCATGTGTTAATGGCAATGGCTGCTTTTGCATCAGTATTCATGGGAAACTCTTTGGAAGGAGGGTTACTACTTGCAATGTTTAATCTTGCACATATAG CTGAAGAGTATTTCACTAGTCGTTCAATGGTTGATGTTAGAGAGTTGAAGGATAATAATCCAGAGTTTGCACTTGTTCTTGATACAAAAGATGATAAACTTCCTAATACATCTGATTTGGCGTACAAGAGGGTTCCCGTGCATGATATAATTGTAGGATCATATGTGCTTGTAGGTGCTGGAGAG TCTGTGCCTGTAGATTGCAAAGTTTTTCAAGGCGGTGCCACCATTACCATTGAGCACTTGACAGGAGAAGTCAAACCTCTGGAGGCCAAAGTTGGAGATAGAGTTCCTGGCGGTGCAAGGAATTTAGATGGGAGAATAATTGTGAAG GTAACAAAGACATGGAAGGAATCAACTCTAAGCAGAATTGTGCAGTTGACTGAAGAAGCTCAGTTGAATAAACCTAAACTTCAAAGGTGGCTGGATGAATTTGGTGAACGTTACAGCAAAGTTGTTGTGGTCTTATCAATTGCTATTGCTGTTCTTGGACCACTTGTATTTAAGTGGCCATTCATCAGTACACCAG CTTGCAGAGGTTCAATTTACAGAGCTTTAGGGCTCATGGTTGCAGCATCACCATGTGCCTTGGCTGTGGCTCCGCTGGCATATGCCATAGCAATCAGCTCCTGTGCAAAAAAG GGCATATTACTCAAAGGTGGACATGTTCTGGACGCGCTAGCTTCATGCCATACCATTGCATTTGATAAAACAGGGACATTAACTACTGGTGGACTTATATTCAAGGCAGTTGAGCCCATTTATGGTCATCAAATTAGAAGAAAGGAATCGAACATTTCTTCCTGCTGCATTCCCACCTGTGAAAAGGAAGCTCTTGCTGTTGCTGCAGCTATGGAAAAGGGCACTACTCACCCCATTGGAAG GGCTGTTGTTGACCATAGTGAAGGGAAAGACCTCCCTTCTGTTTgtgttgaaaattttgaatactttCCTGGTAGAGGCCTTACTGCCACTGTTAACAGCATTGAG tCAGCAACTGGAGGTGCTAATCTATTGAAAGCATCCCTTGGGTCTATAGATTTCATCACTTCATTTTGTCAATCTGAAGATGAATCAAAAAAGATCAAGGAAGCTATTAATTCATCTCCTTATGGCAGTGAATTTGTTCATGCTGccctttcaattaataaaaag GTCACTTTGATTCACCTGGAGGATAGGCCTCGTCCAGGGGTTTTTGATGTTATTCAAGAATTGCAAGATGAAGCAAAGCTCCGCGTGATGATGTTAACTGGTGATCATGAATATAGCGCAAGGAGAGTTGCAAGTGCTGTGGGTATCAATGAGTTTCACTGCAACCTAAAGCCTGAAGATAAGCTGAGCCATGTAAAGGATATCTCAAGAGAAATGG GGGGAGGCTTAATTATGGTTGGTGAAGGCATTAATGATGCCCCAGCACTTGCTGCTGCAACTGTTGGGATTGTGCTTGCTCATCGTGCTAGTGCAACTGCTATAGCTGTTGCAGATGTGCTGTTGCTTCGAGAAAATATTTCTGCAGTACCATTTTGTATTGCCAAATCCCGCCAAACAACTTCACTG attaagcaaaacgtGGCTCTGGCATTGTCTAGCATATTTGTGGCTTCCCTTCCGTCAGTTTTGGGATTTCTGCCATTGTGGATAACG GTTCTCTTACATGAAGGTGGAACCCTGCTTGTTTGTCTAAATTCCATACGTGCTTTAAATGAACCATCCTGGTCCTGGAAGCATGATATTTTACAGCTGATTGGCGAGGTTAAATCTAGACTACTGTCGGCTTAG